Sequence from the Chelonoidis abingdonii isolate Lonesome George chromosome 1, CheloAbing_2.0, whole genome shotgun sequence genome:
CTGATTGATATTTTAGCTCTTAACAGGTTGAGTCCTGACCTGCCTGCATGCACtcaagactttttccaggtgctccAAGATGTTCGCCAtggaatcagaaaaaatggcacaTCATTCAAGGTAcgcaactgcagattctcccaatcctgctaggagaccattcTACAAGGTCTTGTGGAATGGTGGCGGATGCATTTCGCAGcctgaaaggaagcacattacATTCAGTACACCCTGAATGGGTTTGATGATCTGCTGACCTTTTTTGGCAGTTTCATTCTAAAAGCATACTTGCCCTACTCCCGTTTAAGCCTAATATAAGAGATGAATTggcacgtcccaatttctccaataggcTCCGAGTCatgtgcgtggcattggatattGCCGGGATAATTAAGCATTCCAAGATGAGGATTACGGTAGTCCCACGCAAAggatatttccccatctggtttggaaCAGAAACCACTGGCAGATGGCCATTAGCGCTGTTAGAGGGCGGTTTACCCATCTGCTAGATGTTTTGGATTTCCCTTCGGTATAGAGCCTTGGgccatgaggagacacccggtagggggGTCTAACTGGGtggcattacctgtgtcaatagAGTGGTATGCCATTCAGTCATGTGGCCTGAGTGGCTGAGAACATTTGGCGCAAAGCTAGTGCAACAGCTCGCTGTGTGATCTGCTGTCACTGACATCCCGTTGTGGGAGATTCACCGTCTGTCATGCCACCGTCACTTTTCCTTTCATAGTAGACGACCTTCATGCCACTCAGCGTATCATCTTCCTCCCTGGGCTTTTAAAAACTGACAgtacctgtaagtctctggaataaaaggcttagagaattaacatggtacactttagctTTAGGATTGAGCGTGTGTgtgaaatgctatgagatagttaacagctggCCGCACAGCGCTCTTGGACCATGAATGGCCTTCCCATGATGCTTTCCATCTTATGGGTTCTATAGCACCTTTAAGCTCATAACCTGTGGGTCCCTCCTACTTGAAGGAACACTCTCTGGTATGTTCAtccataccaggccttttgcctCTTCCTTGAGGTCTTTAGGTTTTCTTAGCATGAAAGGTAAAGCGTTTGGGAGGGTGACGTTGTAGGTTGGCTTTACAAGTCTAGTAATGTTAGTTCACTGGGAGTAAGGCTTAAACCTCTCCTCTCATTGCAGCTTCCCAACTTTATGGCCCCTTAACCTTTGCCATAGCACAAGTTTGAGTAATTGGTGAAAACCcttaaactgggatgtggtacagcccttaGGCAAAAGCAATCTGCTGCAACACTGcttcccagtcattggagtgttcattaaTGAATTCGTTTTCATGCTTCAAGGGATTTAGGCCATTGGttgatggtggtaagggtggcaaccaagtgattcaccccattgagcttcccacaggtttttcatggtccctgccaggaaattagttccctgaatctgtaaggattcggagggccaacctaccctggcaaaaatgtctgtaagcctggcacacacttttagccctggtgttgcttagagctactgctttccggccatcgggtagcaaaatccatgaaagtcagtatgtactgcttttcctctggggtctttttgggaaaggacccagaatatccacagcttactcgctgaaatgggacctcaattatggggagtggctggagaggggctttgacctggtcttggggctttcccactcattggcacacctcacaagaccggacataattagcaacgtccttgccATCCCTCCCAGTtgggaaggacttccccaacctgtctttggttctgttcaccccagaatggccactgggatgatcatgagctaagcttaagagctttacccggtacttagttgaactaccaactgtctttgaggaactgccagtcttcctggtgtccaccagaaagagtctccttgtataaaagtccttgttctacaacaaacctaggatcggttagaagagctgaagAGGCGTGGGGGTGCTCCGTGCCACCACccagctttctgaaggctgtcatctgcttcctgctcaagctggaactgttcccttgaggctggagacatcagttcctccttagactgtggacttgggcttggtccctctggaagcaatgtaggtgatggggttttttcagttgattgtgaaccactctccgctggtgcactatgtgatatttcaggctctggctgagcctcttgggtttagggttgtctgctgcttctgccagttcaggcccagGCTGGTGCCCTCTTGGCGTTGGAGTTGTAGATGGATTGCAAgcgctggagtcagtgctggcaacggttctggttCTGGTTGCTTTGCCAGTTCCGGTTCTGGACTGGATTGACTATGCTGTAGCATTCATGGTAGGAAGATCCAGTTTCTCACCACCTCTGTCTGgttctctggtaacacagacggggccctggTGGACGGCTCAgaacagggatgggtgtggaagcttgcttAGGGCCTGGCTGCAATGTGACCATTTCCCACCCTTCTTGGctagcttcacatggttggccaagtcttcccagtagcatggggatggataatTGGGTCATAGAcgtgcaaaagtccacattcctgaccagcccttgtactggacaggcaactcaaGCTGTAGGGCAAGTGTAAGGTTACGTGAAGGCTTGTTAGGTCCTAAAGGGCTTGATCGTGTTCTGGGACAGGTTATTAGAGGTGTTGTGCACCAGTTGTATGGGGCTTGTAACCGGATTTAAAACCGCTAGTTGAAAGCCCCTGTGTGTATGGGAAGCGCAGAAAGCCCCTCCCTATGCCAAAAGGGGGCAGCCCTAGCTGCTGGACTGAAAGCGTGTGGACGTTCCCACATTCGCCCATCTTGTTGGCCAGCTTCACATGGGCCCGTTTGCGCTAATTTCCCTTTCCGCCCTCTAGTAGCtgatggggatgggataattgtctaGACTTGCAAAAGTCCACATTTCTACCGCCTTTTGTACTGGAAGGCAACGCCGTCAGCTACCGATAGGCAAGAATGCTCCCTTAAAAGAAGATTAATTGGACGAATGAATGGGGAGTGCCGGATTGGCACTTGGGACTCTGGGATTGAATATGTAATATTCTGAGCGTCCACTAAGgattagtgggaggaagctgACACTTGTTCCCCGTGGTACTCTCCACCGATAAACCTTCTTTCGGAACCCTCACTTTCAAGTTTTCCCTTTGCTCTGAGGTATTGAGAGGCATCTGTGCCTGGGCTCTTTGGTTGTGACttgtgtaatgacttgcactcgGTTGGCGGTTCTTGGGACTGGCCCTTTATATGCCcgtttattacattttaaaacattgccATGACTGGTCTCAGCGGCCTAGGTAGTGTGGAGAGGATTAGTGGAGGTTTGGGACAATAATGGTTCTGGGCTTTCTTGGGTTGTTGGTGGGGGCCTTGGGTTGGCCCTGATGATGAGCGTTTGGTTTCGTTTGCCCCCTGATATTCGCTCAActgctagtagttttttttttctgaccacTTCCACTTTTGACTTCCAATCTCCCTGCCTCAGTACAGTTGGgtcttcccatctaggatgtacctttctaatTCTCGGAACAGCCTCTAAGACTGCTCCATTTGCGATTAGGAAGGGACGAGCTTTCACAGATTCAGCACTTGCTCCTGTATCCAGGCATCCCACTTCTTTCAATATGGTAGGCGTGTCAGGTAAATGAcaacatctggtttccaccttggGCTTCTTAACGCCGACGGGCATGCcagatattatccccatttctgattctggccttggtttgaaaaagttttacTCGTTCATCgcttccttaggcatttcagccgtcCACTCTGCTAAGTGTCCATTGAGCTGCTGCCTCAGCTCTACCATTTACTGCTTTGTTAGAGATAGCTGGTTACCCATTGGCAGAcctttcgaaattttctaagaaggctcaGGTATCATCACcggccttgtaggtggggaattttctgggtgGGGGAAgcgtacctggagaagggttgttagggttgctGTAACTCCTGCTTAGCCTTGCTAATTCATCagctttctctcctttccctcgcCAACATCTCTTTTGTCTACCTCCAATTCTTTTTCTCTCACCTCGTCTCTTTTGTTTCCTCCATGCTCTTTTGTGTGCGCCTCAAGCCCTGCCATTCGTCTGTTTCATGTTCCTTTTGGCCTCCTCAGCCTGGCGTTTGGCTCATTCTAGCTGTTGTTggatgtttattttcctttgcctGACATTTTCCCCGTTCTCCTTAGCATATctgagggggtggggaacagcTTGGAATCTTTGGTTACTGTAATGTGActcttagaaaaaaaaaaagttacaacagTTTTGTGATTCCTTTGGCAATGTTAATGGACCTCCAGTGATCACAGCTGGAGCATTCCTTCTAACAAAGCCCTCTGTATAGAATCCTTATCTTGTTGCTTTCAGGGTATTCTCTCCTTCACTTGCTTCCCCAGTACTCAAAGGAGGGGACAAAATTGTGGCTTTTGGTTTCCTTAAAAATCCCACTTTTACCACCCatgtcaagattccttccccactctgaaacttttagggtacagatgtgggagacctgcatggacacttcaagccttattaccagcttagatctttgGTATCGCTGCTCACCatcccaagcactacttttttctttcctgggtGGCTGAGCAGActtccaccaatttcctggtgaacacaaaaccaaacaccttggATTTTAACAGGAGAAATTaacatccccctcctttcttcctaccaactcctggtggattccagatccaaccccttggatctaaaacaggaaaaaatcaattaagatattagaaaaaagttttaattaaagaaaagacaaGGTAAAGAAACACTCTGGGaggattagcataccagctacttcACGGACAcagattcaaacacagaggatttcccctgggcaaaaacctttaATACCACAAGAATGCCTAAATTTGatattcccttaatggtaccagcAAGTTCAAGAAATAAACCTAAACTATTGatattttctaaaacttacttactctgataagaggctggtttcttgatctttttcactccagctgaaactgaaactctgactaaacaaaggaaaacttccctccttccttttgaaacatcttgttcccccattggttcctctggtcaggtgttagctaggctaggtgaacttcttaaccctttacaagtaaaacaggcattaacccttaactatctgtttatgacaacgtGTCTtcggaaaagttttttttttcccttcactgaGTTTGAGCAACTAGATAAATGGGGACCTCTCTTCAGTATGGACTCCCTATCCTGGCTCTCATTGCATTAAGGAACAGTGATAGATAACCAGTATCCACACTTGTGTTTCTTACTGGTGCCTCTGAAACTTCCCCCACCACAAAGTGTAGGGATTATTAATGCAGGTACTCAGTACAAATATGGAATTTGATTCAGAAGGGTCATTGTTCATagttattttttctgaataatgaaaatgtcatttttcagtgCGTGAAGAGTGATCAATCTGCTTCTCTCATAAGAACAGCCTCCACAAGTGCATGCAGTGTCTCATATTAACATTGTCTCTCCATGCAGGCATTTCTACTGCAACTATCACCAGAGATCCTGGGAACACACAGAGTGTCAGGGGAACATAGGGCACATGCAGAAGACACTCTTATGTGTCACAGCTGGACACTTTCTCCCCTACACCATGTCAGATTCTAACGGAACCGACttcaccaacccctccaccttcatcctgctgggCATTCCTGGCCTAGAGGCGGCCCACATCTGGATCTCCATTCCCTTCTGTGCTATGTATGCCATAGCTGTGTTGgggaacttcaccatcctgttcatTGTGAAGAGGGAGCCAAGCCTCCATGGgcccatgtactatttcctctgcatgctggccGTCACTGACCTGGTCCCGTCCACATCCACCGTACCCAAACtgctgagcatcttctggttcaattccagggagatcagtttcagtgcctgcctcacccaAATGTACTTTTTTCACTCCTTCTCAGTGATGCAGTCTGGAGTCCTCGTGGCCATGGCTTTTGATCGCTATGTGGCCATCTGCCATCCCCTGAGACATTCCATGACCCTAAAAAACTCTGCTGTGGTCAAGATAGGCCTGGCCGTGGTGCTGCGCAGTGGCATACTCGCATTACCTTATCCCTTATTGGCAAGGCGGTGGAcatattgcagaaccaacatcatcCCACACTTCCATTGTCAGCATATAGGTGTGATGAAGCTGGCCTGTGCTGACATCCGCATCAGTAGTTACTATGGCCTGTTTGATCTTCTCTCTGTGATCGGAATGGATGGGTTTTTTATCGCCATGTCCTATACTCAGATCCTCCAGGCCATCTTCCGCCTCCCCACAAAGGATGCCCGGCTCAAAACTTTTGGGACCTGCATCTCTCATCTTTGTGCCATCTCAGCTTTGTATGTCCCAGATTTATTATCCTCTCTCATGCTGCGGTTTGGCCACAATGTGCCACTGCATGTCCTGATTTTCATTGCCAGTGTGTACCACCTCGTTCCTCCTGTGTTGCACCCCATTATTTACGGGGTGAGGACCAAACAGATCCAGGACAGGCTGCTCCAGCTCTTTACTCATAAAGAGACCTAAATGTTTCCTTCTTCTTCTCTGGATCTCAGATTGAGCTCtatgcagagctggctggtgtACGATGCTGGGGCCTCTTCCCTGAATCACTTCCTGGACAATCAAAGTGAGATTCAACCCTTTCCTGTGCTTCCTATGCTGTGTCAGTGTGATGAACTGGGGAATCAGTCCGTGTACAGTACACTGGATTATCACCTTTCTAATTGCTCATAGCTGGATCCCTGAAATTGCAATCTTACCCCATGTCCTTTGTAAAGTCTCAACCCTGCTGTATGTcttctccccaaggccctgcccctgtcacTTCCTCCTGTCTTCTCTTCCCCTTGACAGCTGCAGCCCAGTCATCTTAAAACCAACATGTTTTCACATCTTATGGGAAGACACTTAAGGGGGCTGGCTGGTATTAACATTTCGATGTTTATTCTTacactgtgtgacaaagttcctcctctaccttcgtgggtcctgcgcttattggcagatttgctcacctcagggaacttccccacagtctgggtcaactcctcctgtgtctgatcaggacttgggaggtttgaggggaacctgggcctgccctctac
This genomic interval carries:
- the LOC116829602 gene encoding olfactory receptor 52R1-like: MQKTLLCVTAGHFLPYTMSDSNGTDFTNPSTFILLGIPGLEAAHIWISIPFCAMYAIAVLGNFTILFIVKREPSLHGPMYYFLCMLAVTDLVPSTSTVPKLLSIFWFNSREISFSACLTQMYFFHSFSVMQSGVLVAMAFDRYVAICHPLRHSMTLKNSAVVKIGLAVVLRSGILALPYPLLARRWTYCRTNIIPHFHCQHIGVMKLACADIRISSYYGLFDLLSVIGMDGFFIAMSYTQILQAIFRLPTKDARLKTFGTCISHLCAISALYVPDLLSSLMLRFGHNVPLHVLIFIASVYHLVPPVLHPIIYGVRTKQIQDRLLQLFTHKET